A genomic stretch from Candidatus Hydrogenisulfobacillus filiaventi includes:
- a CDS encoding Histidine kinase domain-containing protein gives MLQGMSLRHRLTIQAILAQLVLLAFIATITLGAVALHLFDSAKSEAGTVFRSLYPARPDTARQLLNAYTRHVDPHVWILHDGRVVATSANARHDPVRGGRYTHLRWAPQPVWRLVEHAGGKTYLIDWPLAPDLDLLRDLALVLSAVTAVSAVVAAFLARWATHRTLHPVSRMTRSVQAMLATNRFAPIPAPSPENDEFTQLAGILSRLITTLEQRWRQDRQVLAEAAHQLRTPLEVIRGNLELLNLCQPEEPAAPAQAGTTFAGRNLGEVCRESLGAIDRAAQDMTVLVTDLLTLERARLDSPPSLAALDLAPLVREVGEDAAALAPQLAVETVAPHPVWALGDALSTRRALWAVVENALRYTPSGGTVRLRAEAPDGQPRVVVEDTGPGIPSDELPHVFERFYRGSRARQTAGSGLGLPIARALMQTQGGRIELESRHPGGTRVTLHFVPRG, from the coding sequence GTGCTCCAGGGCATGAGCCTGCGTCACCGCCTCACCATCCAGGCCATCCTGGCCCAGCTGGTACTGCTGGCGTTCATAGCCACCATCACCCTGGGGGCGGTGGCCCTCCACCTTTTTGACTCGGCCAAGAGCGAGGCCGGCACCGTGTTCCGGAGCCTGTACCCGGCGCGCCCGGACACCGCCCGCCAGCTCCTGAACGCCTATACCCGCCACGTCGACCCTCACGTCTGGATCCTCCACGATGGACGGGTAGTGGCCACGTCCGCCAACGCCCGCCACGACCCCGTCCGCGGCGGGCGCTATACCCACCTGCGCTGGGCCCCGCAGCCGGTATGGCGGCTGGTGGAGCATGCCGGGGGCAAGACCTACCTCATCGACTGGCCGCTGGCGCCCGACCTGGACCTGCTGCGCGACCTGGCTCTGGTCTTGAGCGCCGTCACCGCGGTCTCGGCGGTGGTGGCGGCCTTCCTGGCCCGCTGGGCTACTCACCGGACCCTGCATCCGGTCAGCCGCATGACCCGTTCCGTCCAGGCCATGCTGGCCACCAACCGCTTTGCGCCCATCCCTGCCCCCTCCCCGGAGAACGACGAGTTCACCCAGCTGGCAGGCATCCTCTCCCGCCTCATCACCACGCTGGAACAGCGCTGGCGGCAGGACCGGCAGGTGCTGGCCGAAGCCGCCCATCAGCTCCGCACGCCCCTGGAGGTGATCCGGGGTAACCTGGAACTGCTGAACCTCTGCCAGCCGGAGGAACCCGCGGCTCCGGCGCAGGCAGGGACCACCTTCGCCGGACGCAATCTGGGGGAAGTGTGCCGCGAAAGCCTGGGAGCCATCGACCGCGCTGCCCAGGACATGACGGTGCTGGTCACCGACCTCCTGACCCTGGAGCGCGCCCGCCTGGACAGCCCGCCTTCCTTGGCTGCCTTGGACCTTGCGCCACTGGTCCGGGAGGTGGGGGAGGACGCGGCCGCCCTGGCCCCCCAGCTCGCGGTCGAGACCGTGGCCCCGCACCCGGTGTGGGCCCTGGGAGATGCCCTCTCCACCCGCCGGGCCCTGTGGGCGGTGGTGGAGAATGCCCTTCGTTATACCCCCTCCGGGGGGACTGTACGCCTGCGGGCGGAGGCACCCGACGGCCAACCCCGGGTGGTGGTGGAGGATACCGGCCCCGGCATCCCGTCCGATGAGCTGCCGCACGTGTTCGAGCGCTTCTACCGCGGCAGCCGCGCCCGCCAGACGGCCGGCAGCGGGCTCGGCCTGCCCATCGCGCGGGCCCTGATGCAGACCCAGGGCGGCCGGATCGAGCTCGAGAGCCGGCACCCGGGCGGAACCCGGGTCACCTTGCACTTCGTCCCCCGCGGCTGA
- a CDS encoding Amino acid permease, producing MAEAGRLKRVLPLRTAVSTSAGLASAAVNFLACAQIDHAAGLAGALTLAVAGGLIAVVASHFAELSGLYPSAAAIRVWSRRGSSDTLSLLFSLVYLVTVLFVMAADAFVVAKVFEAAWPAVPGVVWIAALLGLVTAGNLRGVKVAGRVQDINGFLLLVSLAAISVVALVRAPHLAAVPWPGAGGWADGLSIAVFVFVGFEWVTPLAEEFADARSIGRGMYLALVLIAAAFGLFTWALGAQFGRSALPTASAIPQLLLGRQALGALGFWWMAAVSLTTAMTTFNGGLVAASRFIYALARERVLPRTWARLNSRLVPARAVLGLAGTALVLAVAVWLTGAYLFLINVGAAVESFLYAYVAYLTVSLRRREPARARPFRAWGTPWLSWAVLGVFGLLGLGALLAPDGLPGPVPWPLVFLLLLILATYAYIRWAVPRLRRQAAAARLGQGALPEA from the coding sequence ATGGCCGAAGCGGGACGTCTCAAACGGGTACTGCCCTTGCGGACCGCGGTGTCGACCAGTGCCGGCCTGGCTTCGGCCGCGGTCAATTTTCTGGCCTGCGCCCAGATCGACCACGCCGCCGGTCTGGCGGGCGCCCTGACACTGGCCGTCGCGGGGGGGCTCATCGCCGTGGTGGCCAGCCATTTCGCTGAACTGAGCGGGCTGTACCCCTCCGCAGCGGCCATCCGGGTCTGGTCCCGGCGGGGCAGCTCCGACACCCTCTCCCTGCTGTTCTCCCTGGTGTATCTGGTCACGGTGCTGTTTGTAATGGCGGCGGATGCGTTTGTGGTGGCCAAGGTCTTCGAGGCCGCCTGGCCGGCCGTGCCGGGTGTGGTCTGGATCGCCGCCCTGCTGGGCCTGGTCACTGCGGGCAACCTGCGCGGGGTGAAGGTGGCGGGACGGGTGCAGGATATCAACGGCTTCCTCCTGCTCGTCAGCCTGGCGGCCATTTCGGTGGTGGCGCTGGTCCGGGCTCCCCACCTGGCCGCGGTGCCCTGGCCGGGTGCGGGGGGCTGGGCCGACGGGCTCTCGATCGCCGTCTTCGTGTTCGTTGGATTTGAATGGGTCACCCCCCTGGCGGAGGAGTTCGCCGACGCCCGCTCGATCGGGCGGGGCATGTACTTGGCGCTGGTCCTGATTGCCGCCGCTTTCGGGCTCTTCACCTGGGCCTTGGGCGCCCAGTTCGGCCGCTCGGCCCTGCCGACCGCCAGTGCTATCCCGCAGCTGCTGCTGGGCCGGCAGGCATTGGGGGCTCTGGGCTTCTGGTGGATGGCGGCTGTCTCCCTGACCACCGCCATGACCACCTTCAACGGCGGGCTGGTGGCGGCCTCGCGCTTCATCTATGCCCTGGCCCGGGAACGGGTGCTGCCCCGCACCTGGGCCCGGCTCAATTCCCGGCTGGTGCCGGCGCGGGCCGTGCTGGGGCTGGCGGGGACCGCCCTGGTGCTGGCGGTAGCGGTGTGGCTGACCGGGGCGTACCTGTTCCTGATCAATGTGGGGGCGGCGGTGGAGTCCTTCCTGTATGCGTATGTCGCCTATCTGACCGTAAGCCTCCGGCGCCGGGAGCCGGCGCGGGCCCGGCCGTTCCGGGCCTGGGGGACGCCCTGGCTGTCGTGGGCGGTGCTGGGGGTGTTCGGTCTGCTGGGGCTGGGGGCGCTGCTGGCCCCGGATGGGCTGCCGGGGCCAGTGCCGTGGCCCCTGGTCTTCCTTCTGCTTCTCATCCTGGCCACCTACGCCTACATCCGCTGGGCCGTGCCCCGCCTGCGGCGGCAGGCTGCCGCCGCCCGCCTGGGCCAGGGCGCCCTGCCCGAGGCCTGA
- a CDS encoding Sterol carrier protein yields the protein MSDAHPGLEAALADFSARCNADARLVTMNRDWNRTVLIAPADGAAGPYWIRTREGQVSWGQGEPEWDLRIEGPAAVLEAVFSGRMTPTEPYDNGDLLVKGSQEDLLRLDVITLLLWGE from the coding sequence ATGAGTGACGCACATCCGGGACTGGAAGCCGCCCTGGCGGATTTCAGCGCCCGCTGTAATGCCGATGCCCGGCTGGTGACCATGAACCGGGACTGGAACCGCACGGTACTGATCGCCCCGGCGGATGGGGCAGCCGGCCCCTACTGGATCCGGACCCGCGAGGGGCAGGTCAGCTGGGGACAGGGGGAGCCCGAGTGGGACCTCCGCATCGAAGGCCCGGCAGCGGTGCTGGAGGCGGTCTTTTCCGGGCGGATGACCCCTACCGAGCCCTACGATAACGGCGACCTCCTGGTGAAGGGGTCCCAGGAGGACCTTTTGCGGCTCGACGTCATCACGCTGCTGCTGTGGGGGGAGTAG
- a CDS encoding conserved protein of unknown function (Evidence 4 : Unknown function but conserved in other organisms) → MRRAVSVSLGSRRRDRATVLTLLGTPVAVAREGTDGDLAAAGELIARLDADPAVQAIGLGGIDRYLQVGGRRYAIRDAEMLAARALHTPVVDGSGLKAVWEPEVVRRLLQAGILRTGQRVLMVSAMDRFGMAAAFAELGFAVVYGDLMFAAGIDYPIRSPGELAELAAKLLPTFTARPFQELYPVGREQERPPDPRFARYFQEADVIAGDFHYIRRYLPPALPGRVVVTNTVTEADAALFAERGVAVLVTTTPVVEGRAFGTNALEAALVAVSGVTPEDPAWPEVVARAGLQCGIRRLVAPGEGQAERHE, encoded by the coding sequence ATGCGGCGCGCCGTCAGCGTGAGTCTGGGATCCCGCCGCCGGGACCGGGCAACGGTCCTGACCCTGCTCGGTACCCCTGTAGCGGTGGCGCGGGAGGGGACCGACGGCGACTTGGCGGCGGCCGGGGAGCTCATTGCCCGGTTGGATGCCGACCCGGCAGTGCAGGCCATCGGCCTGGGCGGCATCGACCGCTACCTGCAGGTCGGCGGGCGCCGTTACGCCATCCGGGATGCGGAGATGCTGGCGGCCCGGGCGTTGCACACCCCGGTGGTGGACGGCAGCGGCCTCAAGGCGGTCTGGGAGCCGGAGGTGGTTCGCCGCCTGCTCCAGGCCGGCATCCTGCGGACCGGTCAACGGGTGTTGATGGTATCCGCCATGGACCGCTTTGGTATGGCGGCCGCCTTTGCGGAGCTGGGTTTCGCCGTGGTCTACGGGGACCTCATGTTTGCCGCCGGGATTGATTACCCCATCCGCAGCCCCGGGGAACTGGCCGAACTGGCGGCCAAGCTGCTGCCCACCTTTACCGCCCGTCCCTTTCAGGAGCTGTACCCCGTCGGGCGGGAGCAGGAGCGGCCGCCCGACCCGCGGTTTGCCCGCTATTTTCAGGAAGCGGACGTGATCGCGGGGGATTTTCACTACATCCGTCGCTACCTGCCACCGGCCCTTCCGGGCCGGGTGGTGGTGACCAACACCGTGACCGAGGCCGATGCCGCCCTCTTCGCGGAGCGGGGGGTGGCGGTGCTGGTGACCACCACCCCGGTGGTGGAGGGACGCGCCTTCGGCACCAACGCCCTGGAGGCGGCGCTGGTGGCGGTCTCGGGGGTGACCCCCGAGGACCCGGCCTGGCCGGAGGTGGTGGCCCGGGCGGGATTGCAGTGCGGGATTCGGCGTCTGGTGGCGCCGGGGGAGGGACAGGCAGAGAGGCATGAGTGA
- the lysS gene encoding lysyl-tRNA synthetase (Evidence 2a : Function from experimental evidences in other organisms; PubMedId : 12682299, 14623972, 20649968; Product type e : enzyme), with product MSEAPLSPPAGVNPVRVEKLEALRARGVDPFAVRAFPVSHHARAIHEGFAELEGRTVAVAGRVKAIRRHGRAAFVDVWDESGRIQVHLREDALGAEAFGLLDLLDLGDIVGVEGTVFRTRRGEVTVDAARWEMLAKSLKALPDKRHGLKDIDLRYRWRYLDLLANPEVRDTFLVRSRTLSLIRRYLDARGFLEVETPVLLTVAGGAEARPFTTHHHALDLPLYLRIALELALKRLIVGGFERVYEIGRVFRNEGISTRHNPEFTMLELYQAYTDFRGMMALLEGLLPYLVQKIRGGPALTYQGRQLDFRPPFRRVDLAEAFRDATGTPWEDVRTREAAAALAARHGVRVDPAADRVQILDKVIGALIEPELIQPTFLWHHPVDLSPLAKRDPEQPHLTERFELFVAGRELANAFSELNDPLEQRRRFLDQLARREAGNEEAHMLDEDFLNALEHGMPPTGGLGIGIDRLVMILTDSPSIRDVILFPTMRPIPPESGEA from the coding sequence GTGAGCGAGGCACCCCTTTCCCCGCCCGCAGGGGTGAATCCGGTGCGGGTGGAGAAGCTTGAGGCCTTGCGCGCCCGGGGGGTCGATCCCTTTGCCGTGCGTGCCTTTCCCGTCAGCCATCATGCCCGCGCCATCCATGAGGGCTTTGCGGAGCTGGAGGGGCGGACGGTAGCGGTGGCCGGACGGGTCAAGGCCATCCGGCGCCACGGGCGCGCGGCCTTTGTGGATGTGTGGGACGAGAGCGGCCGCATTCAGGTTCACTTGCGGGAGGATGCCCTAGGGGCAGAGGCCTTCGGCCTGCTGGACCTGCTGGATCTGGGCGATATTGTGGGGGTGGAAGGGACCGTCTTCCGCACCCGCCGCGGGGAGGTGACGGTGGACGCCGCCCGCTGGGAGATGTTGGCCAAGAGCCTCAAGGCTCTGCCCGATAAGCGGCACGGGCTCAAGGACATCGACCTGCGCTACCGGTGGCGGTACCTGGACCTGCTGGCCAATCCGGAGGTCCGCGATACCTTTCTGGTCCGGAGCCGGACCCTGAGCCTGATCCGGCGCTATCTGGACGCGCGGGGATTCCTGGAGGTGGAAACCCCCGTGCTGCTCACGGTGGCGGGTGGTGCCGAGGCCCGGCCCTTCACCACCCATCACCATGCCCTCGATTTGCCCTTGTATCTGCGTATCGCGCTGGAACTGGCCCTGAAGCGGCTCATCGTCGGCGGCTTTGAACGGGTCTACGAGATCGGCCGCGTCTTCCGCAACGAGGGCATCTCCACCCGGCACAATCCGGAGTTCACCATGCTGGAGCTCTACCAGGCCTATACCGATTTCCGCGGTATGATGGCATTGCTGGAAGGGTTGCTGCCGTATCTGGTGCAGAAAATCCGGGGCGGTCCCGCCCTCACCTATCAGGGCCGGCAGCTGGACTTCCGGCCGCCTTTCCGGCGGGTGGACCTGGCGGAGGCTTTCCGGGATGCCACCGGTACCCCCTGGGAGGACGTGCGCACCCGGGAAGCCGCGGCGGCCCTGGCGGCACGGCATGGGGTGCGGGTGGACCCCGCGGCGGACCGGGTCCAGATCCTGGACAAGGTGATCGGGGCTTTGATCGAGCCCGAGCTCATCCAGCCTACCTTCCTGTGGCACCATCCGGTCGACCTCTCGCCTCTGGCCAAGCGCGATCCGGAGCAGCCGCATCTCACGGAGCGGTTCGAGCTGTTCGTGGCCGGCCGGGAGCTGGCCAATGCCTTTTCGGAGCTCAATGACCCCCTGGAGCAGCGCCGGCGGTTCCTCGACCAGCTGGCCCGACGGGAGGCCGGCAATGAGGAGGCCCATATGCTGGATGAAGACTTCCTCAACGCGCTCGAGCACGGCATGCCGCCTACCGGCGGCCTGGGAATCGGCATCGATCGCCTGGTCATGATCCTCACCGACAGCCCCTCCATCCGCGACGTCATCCTGTTTCCCACTATGCGGCCGATACCGCCGGAGAGCGGGGAGGCTTAA
- the greA gene encoding transcription elongation factor resolving backtracking / stalling (Evidence 2a : Function from experimental evidences in other organisms; PubMedId : 10910724, 16014871, 16707701, 21515770, 28976965; Product type f : factor) has protein sequence MSERELLISPEGLKKLEDELEYLKTVKRREVAERIKTAREFGDISENSEYEDAKNEQAFVEGRIQSLEKMLRQARVVNEAEMDPGRVHIGSRVRVRDLEEDLEEEYTVVGATEADPGKNRISTESPMGQALLGRKVGDTVEVKAPVGTIRFEILAIQ, from the coding sequence ATGAGCGAGCGGGAATTATTGATCTCTCCCGAAGGCTTGAAGAAGCTCGAGGACGAACTGGAGTACCTGAAGACGGTCAAGCGCCGCGAAGTGGCCGAACGGATCAAAACCGCCCGCGAATTCGGGGACATCTCGGAGAACTCGGAGTACGAGGACGCCAAGAACGAACAGGCCTTCGTGGAGGGACGCATTCAGAGCCTGGAGAAGATGCTCCGCCAGGCGCGGGTGGTCAATGAGGCCGAGATGGACCCCGGCCGGGTTCACATCGGCTCGCGGGTCCGCGTCCGGGACCTGGAGGAGGACCTCGAGGAGGAATACACCGTGGTCGGCGCCACCGAGGCCGATCCCGGCAAGAACCGCATTTCGACCGAATCGCCCATGGGGCAGGCCCTCCTGGGCAGGAAGGTGGGCGACACGGTGGAGGTCAAGGCCCCGGTCGGCACCATCCGCTTTGAAATCCTAGCTATTCAGTGA
- a CDS encoding Transcriptional regulator — MELIRIGDKLISLDKIRDVVQAVLEDRARGLSQGEAGRRHGLDRSFVSRLESIGEVRRGQSVALIGFPVANAAEVRRVAEERGVDFVWLMTDSERRRYAQSRNGIELVNEIMATAAKVRTYDVVVLLASNARIRLLEALLEPRTVIPVVLGETPLDRDVMVDTQALDRLLAAITASGGRA; from the coding sequence GTGGAACTGATCCGCATCGGGGACAAGCTCATCAGCCTCGATAAGATTCGCGATGTGGTGCAGGCCGTTCTGGAGGACCGGGCCCGGGGGCTTTCGCAGGGGGAGGCCGGCCGGCGGCACGGCCTGGACCGGAGTTTCGTATCCCGGCTGGAGTCCATCGGGGAGGTCCGCCGCGGGCAGTCGGTGGCTCTCATCGGGTTCCCGGTGGCCAACGCCGCTGAGGTCCGGAGGGTTGCCGAGGAGCGGGGGGTGGACTTCGTTTGGCTCATGACCGACAGCGAACGCCGCCGGTACGCCCAGAGTCGTAACGGCATCGAGCTGGTCAATGAGATCATGGCCACGGCGGCGAAAGTGCGGACCTATGACGTGGTGGTGCTGCTGGCCTCGAACGCCCGCATCCGTCTGTTGGAGGCGCTGCTGGAACCCCGCACGGTCATCCCGGTGGTACTGGGGGAGACGCCGTTGGACCGGGACGTCATGGTGGACACCCAGGCCCTCGACCGGCTGCTGGCTGCAATCACCGCCAGCGGGGGTCGCGCATAG
- the dusB gene encoding tRNA-dihydrouridine synthase B (Evidence 2a : Function from experimental evidences in other organisms; PubMedId : 11983710, 15698474, 26112661; Product type e : enzyme) — translation MRIGAWSLDPPVFLAPMAGVSNRAFRVLARAEGARLCTTEMVSAKALVLGGARSFAIAELEPGEHPVAVQIAGSDPAVMAEAARLVERMGADIVDINMGCPVPKVVRNGDGSALLTDPAKAEAVARAVVEAVRIPVTVKMRAGWDGEHITAPEVAERLEAAGVQAVAVHARTREDRYAGPVNWEYIRRVKERVSIPVIGNGDVDSPAAALRVLEETGADGVMIGRAALGDPWIFRRLVHVWQHGMDPPPPDADERAAMARAHLDRLIALRGEGPAVREMRKHLAWYLRGVPGSSGLRARTATVSTRAEALELIEAWRERARDEAPVWN, via the coding sequence ATGCGTATCGGTGCCTGGTCGTTGGATCCGCCGGTTTTCCTGGCCCCCATGGCGGGAGTGTCCAACCGGGCCTTCCGCGTCCTGGCGCGCGCCGAGGGCGCCCGGCTCTGCACTACGGAAATGGTCAGCGCCAAGGCGCTGGTCCTGGGCGGCGCCCGCAGCTTCGCCATCGCCGAACTCGAGCCGGGGGAACATCCGGTGGCGGTGCAGATCGCCGGGTCGGACCCGGCGGTTATGGCGGAGGCCGCCCGCCTGGTGGAACGCATGGGGGCCGATATCGTCGACATCAATATGGGCTGTCCCGTTCCCAAGGTGGTCCGGAACGGGGACGGCTCCGCCCTGCTCACCGACCCCGCGAAGGCGGAGGCGGTGGCGCGGGCCGTGGTGGAGGCGGTCCGGATTCCGGTAACGGTGAAGATGCGGGCCGGGTGGGACGGGGAGCACATTACCGCGCCCGAGGTGGCGGAGCGGCTCGAGGCGGCGGGGGTGCAGGCGGTGGCGGTGCACGCCCGGACCCGGGAGGACCGGTATGCGGGGCCGGTCAACTGGGAATACATCCGCCGGGTCAAGGAGCGGGTGTCCATCCCGGTGATCGGCAACGGGGACGTGGATTCGCCGGCCGCTGCCCTGCGGGTGCTGGAGGAGACCGGGGCCGACGGGGTGATGATCGGCCGGGCGGCCCTGGGTGACCCCTGGATCTTCCGCCGCCTGGTGCACGTGTGGCAGCATGGCATGGACCCGCCCCCGCCGGATGCCGACGAGCGGGCAGCCATGGCCCGGGCCCATCTGGACCGCCTGATCGCGCTGCGCGGGGAGGGTCCGGCGGTGCGGGAGATGCGCAAGCACCTTGCCTGGTACCTGCGGGGCGTGCCCGGATCATCCGGCCTGCGGGCCCGGACGGCCACCGTCTCCACCCGGGCGGAGGCCCTGGAGCTCATTGAGGCCTGGCGGGAACGGGCCCGGGATGAGGCGCCGGTGTGGAACTGA
- a CDS encoding protein of unknown function (Evidence 5 : Unknown function), whose protein sequence is MAAAARAGWQGRWWALMDARYPAVALWAGRPAAGRWTPWSPAEFSREAEAWLDLAAAAQRLGPGPAAQAALYARWAYRRIQAGVWRRPAMPVRHLRQALLAEVLTAEGTPLPADRLGRAAAWLLQARRAVERGGGLADRELEAEVAALGRALRQGPLGGMPGAGRLGAALEEYRAAVYRLPPGPSPTVPWLPLARVEDGPWREARRQGPPSPAVLPAVPAGPAAVREAVAGVEGCWARLQPRPRLYHAPAADAGPVALAGAWLAWRTAAGGLYEDAVWLTGLPGTLEGRALAWLEAADRAGAAAMVRRCWAEAAADAWLWLDGGDPEAVAAWLAQAGGHPHPEAAVVTLSLEPGRALARWQAREEGCRLAPGVWAWGPLEPAVARAWPEVPGPGQVYPDWTEPPQIPPAR, encoded by the coding sequence GTGGCAGCAGCAGCACGGGCAGGGTGGCAGGGCCGGTGGTGGGCGCTGATGGATGCCCGCTACCCGGCGGTGGCCTTGTGGGCGGGGCGCCCGGCGGCGGGCCGGTGGACGCCCTGGAGCCCGGCCGAATTTTCCCGGGAGGCCGAGGCCTGGCTGGACCTGGCGGCTGCCGCCCAGCGGCTGGGACCGGGACCCGCCGCCCAGGCAGCGTTGTATGCCCGGTGGGCCTACCGCCGCATCCAGGCGGGGGTCTGGCGGCGGCCGGCGATGCCGGTCCGCCACCTGCGGCAGGCGCTGCTGGCGGAGGTGCTGACGGCGGAGGGCACGCCCCTGCCGGCGGATCGGCTGGGCCGGGCCGCGGCCTGGCTGCTCCAGGCCCGCCGGGCGGTGGAGCGGGGCGGCGGACTGGCGGACCGGGAACTCGAGGCGGAAGTGGCGGCGCTGGGCCGGGCCCTGCGCCAGGGGCCGCTGGGGGGGATGCCGGGCGCCGGGCGCCTGGGTGCGGCGCTGGAGGAATACCGGGCGGCGGTGTACCGCCTGCCGCCGGGGCCTTCGCCCACGGTGCCCTGGCTGCCCTTGGCGCGGGTGGAGGACGGGCCCTGGCGGGAAGCCCGCCGGCAGGGTCCTCCATCACCCGCCGTTCTGCCGGCCGTGCCGGCGGGGCCGGCGGCGGTCCGGGAGGCGGTGGCAGGGGTGGAGGGCTGTTGGGCCCGCCTGCAGCCCCGGCCCCGCCTCTACCACGCCCCGGCCGCGGATGCGGGGCCGGTAGCCCTGGCGGGGGCCTGGCTGGCCTGGCGGACGGCCGCCGGCGGGCTGTATGAGGACGCCGTCTGGCTGACCGGCCTGCCCGGCACCCTGGAAGGCCGGGCCCTGGCCTGGCTGGAGGCGGCCGACCGGGCGGGAGCTGCGGCCATGGTCCGGCGCTGCTGGGCGGAGGCGGCGGCGGACGCCTGGCTGTGGCTGGATGGGGGCGACCCGGAGGCGGTGGCGGCCTGGCTGGCACAGGCCGGCGGGCATCCCCATCCGGAGGCGGCGGTGGTGACCCTGTCTCTGGAGCCGGGACGGGCCCTGGCCCGGTGGCAGGCCCGGGAGGAAGGCTGCCGGCTGGCACCCGGGGTCTGGGCCTGGGGGCCGTTGGAACCGGCGGTGGCCCGGGCCTGGCCGGAGGTGCCCGGGCCGGGTCAGGTTTACCCCGATTGGACGGAGCCGCCCCAAATTCCCCCCGCGCGTTGA
- the coaX gene encoding Type III pantothenate kinase, with product MWDSGRWCAEWRLSTDIRRTADEYHLSLRGLLQEAGLRMVERAVVASVVPLLTPVFVRAAGSVAHHPALEVSPPGYGMGVDYDPPESLGADRFVNALAAWHLVHGPVVVVDVGTTATIDAVSADGRFLGGSIAPGPHFLTQALAQGTARLPHIPPVIPDFAIGRRTADAIAAGVGHGFVGMVRELVAWARQVTGESAEVVLTGGWAGRLRPHLGFAARLEPRLTLEGLRVAAEWAAAHDPGWTRD from the coding sequence GTGTGGGACAGCGGGCGGTGGTGCGCCGAATGGCGCCTGTCCACCGACATCCGGCGTACCGCCGACGAATACCACCTGAGCCTGCGCGGGCTGTTGCAGGAGGCCGGTCTGCGCATGGTGGAGCGGGCGGTGGTGGCCTCGGTGGTGCCGCTGCTGACCCCGGTGTTCGTCCGCGCGGCGGGCTCGGTGGCCCACCATCCTGCGCTGGAGGTCAGCCCGCCCGGCTACGGCATGGGGGTAGACTACGACCCCCCGGAGAGCCTGGGGGCCGACCGCTTTGTCAATGCCCTGGCCGCCTGGCATCTGGTACACGGGCCGGTGGTGGTGGTGGACGTAGGGACCACGGCGACCATCGACGCCGTTTCGGCCGACGGCCGGTTCCTCGGCGGCAGTATTGCGCCCGGTCCGCACTTCCTGACCCAGGCCCTGGCGCAGGGCACCGCCCGCCTGCCGCATATCCCGCCGGTGATCCCCGATTTTGCCATCGGGCGCCGTACAGCGGACGCCATCGCGGCCGGCGTGGGACACGGCTTCGTCGGCATGGTGCGGGAACTGGTGGCCTGGGCGCGTCAGGTGACCGGCGAGAGCGCCGAGGTGGTGCTGACCGGCGGCTGGGCCGGGCGGCTGCGCCCGCATCTGGGGTTTGCCGCCCGGCTGGAGCCGCGTCTGACCCTGGAGGGGCTGCGGGTGGCTGCCGAATGGGCGGCTGCCCACGACCCGGGCTGGACGCGGGACTGA